The following are encoded together in the Terriglobales bacterium genome:
- a CDS encoding cytochrome c: protein MQWKKALELGIRVGSVVMVALSAIACFAAEKPQDLYKANCEGCHGPSGRTSDLGKSLGAKSFKDPVVIKTPASALARVIAKGKKEMPPFGGTLTAAEIRELAKYIKEMK from the coding sequence TTGCAATGGAAGAAAGCGTTGGAGCTTGGAATCCGCGTCGGCTCCGTCGTCATGGTTGCACTATCTGCGATCGCCTGCTTCGCAGCCGAAAAGCCGCAGGATCTGTACAAAGCCAACTGCGAGGGATGTCACGGACCTTCAGGACGTACCTCGGACCTCGGCAAGAGTCTCGGGGCCAAGAGCTTTAAGGATCCCGTAGTGATCAAAACCCCAGCTTCAGCACTGGCAAGAGTGATCGCTAAGGGCAAGAAAGAAATGCCTCCCTTCGGGGGAACGTTAACAGCAGCAGAGATTCGAGAGCTCGCTAAATACATCAAGGAAATGAAATAA
- the mscL gene encoding large conductance mechanosensitive channel protein MscL, with the protein MLQGFKKFLLRGNVVDLAVAVVIGAAFGAVITSLVTNVFTPLIAAVGGKPDFSELSVTINNSKIMYGAFLNAVIAFVMIAAAVYFFVVAPVNAYTERKNRGMAPPDPTTKKCPECLSEIPIAAKRCAFCTSPVG; encoded by the coding sequence ATGTTGCAGGGTTTCAAAAAGTTTCTCTTGCGCGGAAATGTTGTCGATTTAGCAGTCGCGGTTGTGATTGGCGCAGCTTTTGGCGCGGTTATCACGTCGCTCGTGACCAATGTCTTCACACCATTAATCGCGGCGGTCGGCGGCAAGCCCGACTTTTCAGAACTCAGCGTCACGATCAACAACAGCAAGATCATGTACGGAGCATTTCTGAACGCGGTGATTGCGTTCGTCATGATTGCGGCGGCTGTGTACTTCTTCGTGGTAGCGCCGGTTAATGCCTACACTGAGCGCAAAAACCGAGGGATGGCGCCTCCAGATCCTACGACAAAGAAGTGCCCGGAGTGCCTGAGCGAAATTCCCATCGCCGCCAAACGCTGCGCCTTTTGCACCAGTCCAGTGGGTTAA
- a CDS encoding PilZ domain-containing protein: protein MATAFSPQPSIGFARKRRWERHKIDIPIRLIFWNSLHTAKIVEARGRDMSDGGLAVFAGVELRIGDIVEIEFTPAYSGQPLRVKAEVRNRRGYSYGIEYLNDTTTEQTQAARLRELLISASGHTNV from the coding sequence ATGGCCACTGCCTTCTCTCCTCAACCCTCCATCGGCTTTGCGCGCAAGCGACGCTGGGAGCGGCACAAGATCGATATCCCGATTCGCTTGATCTTCTGGAACTCTCTGCACACAGCCAAGATCGTCGAGGCGCGTGGACGCGACATGAGTGACGGAGGACTGGCCGTCTTCGCCGGAGTCGAGCTGCGCATCGGCGATATCGTCGAGATCGAATTCACTCCCGCGTACTCTGGACAGCCACTGCGGGTGAAGGCTGAGGTGCGGAATCGCCGCGGATACTCGTACGGAATCGAGTACCTGAACGACACCACTACTGAACAGACGCAGGCTGCTCGTCTTCGCGAGCTGCTCATTTCAGCCAGCGGTCATACGAACGTCTAG
- a CDS encoding TA system VapC family ribonuclease toxin, translating into MTARLYITRARQWPENALTSDTPVGIPWQTVSAFLRIMTNSRLPGERFTAKEAITVIEQWFSQPNVQRLSPGDSHWSLFQQMILEGQAQGPLIMDAQLAALTIEVGGVLHTVDRDFARFPKLR; encoded by the coding sequence ATGACAGCACGTCTTTACATCACAAGAGCCCGACAGTGGCCGGAGAACGCCCTCACCTCGGACACGCCTGTGGGCATACCTTGGCAAACAGTCTCGGCCTTTCTGCGCATCATGACTAACTCCAGACTTCCGGGTGAGCGATTCACCGCGAAGGAGGCCATCACAGTGATCGAACAATGGTTTTCACAACCAAACGTTCAGAGATTGTCTCCAGGGGATAGCCATTGGTCACTGTTTCAGCAGATGATTCTCGAGGGACAGGCGCAAGGTCCCCTCATCATGGACGCTCAGCTGGCCGCTCTCACGATCGAAGTTGGCGGTGTGCTGCATACCGTCGACCGTGATTTTGCTCGTTTTCCCAAGCTTCGATAG
- a CDS encoding BadF/BadG/BcrA/BcrD ATPase family protein, with translation MSFFLGIDGGGTKTECVIGDEKRVLGEGVGSTIKIKKVGEDAAGKALEAAIAEACKSAKITQRQITRTCIGIAGSSIPEVTDWTYGVLKQLVAGEVQVVNDALIAHRAAFGDSPGVLVIAGTGSNVLGINDRSESGRAGGWGPMISDEGSGFWIGRRAVSYAMHAYDGKQKTSLLDAVMKAWDLKTIEDLVSMANSNPPPDFSSLLPAVLQSANSGDKLAGEILTSAANELAQLACVVVRKLWRESSKVTVAITGGVFVHSPQIRERFAELVRTERSGITVNLEPVHPVMGALSMARQRN, from the coding sequence GTGAGTTTCTTCCTGGGAATCGACGGCGGCGGAACCAAGACGGAATGCGTAATCGGAGACGAGAAACGGGTTCTGGGAGAGGGCGTCGGCAGCACGATCAAGATCAAGAAAGTCGGGGAGGATGCTGCCGGTAAGGCTCTCGAGGCCGCGATCGCGGAAGCCTGCAAGTCGGCAAAGATTACGCAGCGTCAAATTACGCGCACTTGCATAGGCATTGCCGGCTCCAGCATTCCTGAAGTCACCGATTGGACCTACGGCGTCCTGAAGCAGCTTGTGGCCGGAGAAGTCCAGGTCGTTAACGACGCCCTGATCGCTCACCGGGCAGCGTTTGGCGATAGTCCCGGGGTGCTGGTAATTGCCGGAACCGGATCCAACGTCTTGGGCATTAACGATCGGAGCGAGTCAGGTCGGGCCGGCGGATGGGGGCCAATGATCTCCGACGAAGGCTCCGGCTTCTGGATCGGCCGTCGAGCCGTGTCTTACGCGATGCATGCTTACGACGGAAAGCAGAAGACGAGTCTGCTCGATGCAGTAATGAAGGCGTGGGATCTCAAGACGATCGAAGATCTGGTTTCGATGGCAAACTCGAACCCGCCCCCGGATTTTTCATCCTTGCTTCCCGCAGTCCTTCAGTCTGCGAATAGCGGCGACAAATTAGCTGGTGAGATCCTGACGTCGGCAGCCAATGAGCTGGCCCAATTGGCGTGCGTGGTTGTGCGCAAACTCTGGCGTGAGTCGTCAAAGGTCACAGTTGCGATCACCGGCGGTGTATTTGTTCATTCTCCGCAAATCAGGGAAAGGTTTGCCGAGCTAGTCCGCACCGAGCGTTCCGGCATTACCGTCAATCTGGAACCTGTGCATCCCGTTATGGGAGCCCTTTCCATGGCGCGCCAAAGAAACTAG
- a CDS encoding TonB family protein encodes MGTPAIPARREEASGIDQRQSARKTVSEPIAVELQPGREVRIQDVGEGGLSISCTSPLELGTDTAIRFELPEADSVIDASGVVAWSDESGRAGVRFTRIEPDSTAALRRWLDSGATAHASQSDAAVHDNDLAAKIACLREVADLQAIISSEELETEAALDLVVRRMAELTRATGAAIALRDGEDVFCRASFGDAPDVGVKLSSSSLSGECLRSGALVMLEDSENDPRVNPEVYRQLNFRSLLIMPVTVGTETVGLAEVLSPNPHNFEGGDVLVVSFLTDLIASIAAPRSDKSTPDYVRFSALPVLEPLPSVDSESSAQAIASAPARPEPPKASAPVPSVRIWATEQLVPANPKRHDAEKTVAIQISARGLRISVVGVLLGLALLLLGYYYFRQSRTSPKPGNGTPSTSSNVNPVATPSPSVLSSSSVTPSTSDTTAKPSRIARPVPTSATHANGRAPVELAVIQGRTVSVTPAPESVAPELLAISALDPTRGSNSLAASIAAPKPTTPELSPAQSSGVITGKLIKRVLPQYPDMARRAGVSGDVVMAGIIGTDGALHNLKVVSGSPLLREAALQAAKQWRYSPYSLGGKPVEAETHITVSFHQ; translated from the coding sequence ATGGGTACACCTGCGATCCCAGCCAGGCGTGAGGAAGCTTCGGGAATTGATCAGCGGCAATCGGCTCGGAAGACCGTCTCCGAGCCGATCGCGGTTGAATTGCAGCCCGGGCGCGAGGTCCGGATACAAGATGTCGGCGAAGGCGGCTTAAGCATTTCTTGCACTTCGCCACTTGAGTTAGGCACCGACACTGCCATCCGATTTGAGCTTCCGGAAGCCGATTCCGTGATCGATGCGTCCGGAGTAGTCGCGTGGAGTGATGAATCCGGCCGGGCCGGAGTTCGCTTCACCCGGATCGAACCCGATTCCACTGCCGCTCTCCGTAGATGGCTTGATTCAGGCGCCACCGCCCACGCGTCACAATCGGACGCGGCAGTCCACGACAATGATCTCGCCGCCAAAATTGCGTGCTTGCGCGAAGTTGCCGACTTGCAGGCGATTATCTCATCGGAAGAGCTGGAAACTGAGGCGGCGCTTGACCTGGTCGTACGGCGCATGGCCGAGCTCACACGTGCAACCGGAGCAGCAATTGCCTTACGCGACGGCGAAGATGTGTTTTGCAGGGCCAGTTTCGGCGACGCTCCCGACGTTGGCGTAAAGCTTTCCTCCAGTTCTTTGTCCGGGGAATGCCTTCGCTCAGGCGCACTCGTCATGCTTGAGGATTCTGAAAATGATCCGCGAGTGAACCCGGAAGTCTACCGGCAATTGAACTTCAGATCCTTGTTGATAATGCCGGTCACTGTAGGAACCGAAACCGTCGGCTTAGCCGAAGTGTTGTCGCCGAACCCGCATAACTTTGAGGGTGGCGACGTATTAGTAGTGAGCTTCCTCACCGACTTGATTGCCAGTATCGCCGCACCTCGGAGTGATAAGTCCACACCGGATTACGTCCGTTTTTCTGCACTGCCGGTATTGGAGCCGCTGCCAAGCGTTGATTCGGAATCATCAGCCCAGGCAATCGCATCTGCGCCGGCTCGACCTGAACCGCCAAAAGCCTCAGCTCCAGTGCCATCGGTTCGTATTTGGGCTACGGAACAACTAGTCCCAGCCAATCCGAAACGTCACGATGCAGAGAAGACTGTCGCTATCCAAATATCCGCGCGCGGCTTGCGGATTTCTGTTGTTGGCGTACTCTTGGGACTCGCGTTGCTGCTGCTTGGGTACTACTACTTTCGTCAGAGCCGGACATCCCCCAAGCCGGGCAATGGCACGCCATCCACTTCCTCGAACGTCAATCCGGTGGCTACGCCTTCGCCGTCAGTACTGTCTTCGAGCAGCGTAACTCCTTCGACTTCAGACACAACAGCCAAGCCTTCCCGAATTGCTCGTCCGGTTCCAACTTCCGCGACTCACGCCAATGGGCGCGCTCCAGTTGAGCTAGCCGTGATTCAAGGCCGGACCGTGAGCGTGACGCCAGCGCCTGAGTCCGTCGCGCCCGAGCTTTTGGCCATCAGCGCTCTCGATCCTACGAGAGGTTCGAATTCTCTAGCTGCATCGATCGCAGCGCCCAAGCCTACAACTCCAGAACTATCGCCCGCACAATCGTCGGGCGTGATCACGGGAAAGTTGATCAAGAGGGTATTACCACAGTATCCCGATATGGCACGCCGTGCCGGCGTCTCCGGAGACGTGGTAATGGCTGGAATCATCGGGACCGACGGAGCATTGCACAACCTGAAGGTCGTGAGTGGAAGTCCCCTGCTCCGCGAGGCCGCACTCCAAGCCGCGAAACAATGGCGATATTCGCCTTACTCGCTCGGCGGTAAGCCCGTCGAGGCTGAGACCCACATCACCGTGAGTTTCCACCAGTAG
- a CDS encoding winged helix-turn-helix domain-containing protein, giving the protein MDDNFQIQEWVVSPKLNSLRNNGRMVHLEPKVMQVLVCLAKSPDVVSKEKLMRTVWADTFVTDDVLTRSISELRKVFDDDKKNPRFIQTIPKGGYRLVAPVEEVKKPEPAEVTPATAAPKLLLPRSRQKIWLAAVAGLLVLLLATSYFIGRQNAPPSTSVGRAMLAVLPFQNLSNDPGQDFFADGLTAEMISQFGRLPSDRLGVIAWASMARYKGTSKSEDQISSELGANYLLEGTVRRSGDQVRITAELIERGKRDHLWSNSYDGNLKDVLALQNRVAREIASEIRVQLSPQEEARLSVASPVNSEGYDAYLKAKLRSEMPGKQTMQANMEHLRTAIRLNPGYAPPYVAMAVANRALASQGAADPKLSYAAARSLLVKALELDPDSSTAHRELGWVEWRYDWNFTEAEKEFRSAIQLNPNDASLRDIYALFLKSMGRFEDALAQSKQAVELSPMESFSRANQGSLLALMKRFDQANEQYEKAAEIDPQHPYVYERMGPVLLMQGRNADAIAALEKARDYSGGQQDKLAWLGYAYAVSRRKLDALKVLEQLQKIAEGHQYVSPLHTALVHNGLGDNEAAIAWLEKAYQARDEYLVYLSVYPEFQNLHSDKRFQAIERRIGLLQ; this is encoded by the coding sequence ATGGACGATAACTTCCAGATCCAGGAGTGGGTTGTCTCCCCGAAACTCAACAGCCTGCGCAACAACGGCAGGATGGTTCACCTCGAGCCGAAGGTGATGCAGGTATTGGTGTGCCTCGCGAAGTCACCGGATGTGGTCTCCAAGGAAAAGCTGATGCGGACGGTGTGGGCGGACACCTTCGTTACGGACGATGTCCTTACTCGCTCGATCTCTGAACTCCGTAAGGTCTTTGATGACGACAAGAAGAATCCTCGCTTTATCCAGACCATTCCCAAAGGTGGATACAGGCTGGTTGCGCCAGTAGAGGAAGTTAAGAAACCGGAACCGGCTGAGGTAACGCCCGCGACTGCGGCGCCCAAGCTCTTGTTGCCGAGATCGCGTCAGAAGATTTGGCTGGCTGCCGTGGCGGGACTGCTGGTTCTACTGCTGGCAACTTCCTATTTCATTGGAAGGCAGAATGCTCCGCCCTCAACTTCAGTTGGCCGCGCTATGTTGGCGGTTCTGCCATTTCAGAATCTCAGCAACGATCCAGGACAGGACTTCTTCGCCGATGGCCTAACAGCTGAGATGATTTCCCAATTTGGACGACTGCCATCTGACCGTCTAGGTGTAATTGCCTGGGCATCGATGGCGAGGTACAAGGGGACCTCCAAGAGTGAGGATCAAATCAGCAGCGAGCTGGGTGCAAACTACCTGCTGGAAGGAACGGTTAGACGCTCCGGAGACCAGGTGCGGATCACCGCCGAGCTGATCGAGCGCGGCAAGCGCGATCACCTTTGGTCGAATAGCTATGACGGAAACCTGAAAGACGTACTTGCCTTGCAAAATCGAGTTGCCCGGGAAATAGCTTCTGAGATTCGCGTGCAGTTGAGTCCGCAAGAAGAGGCTCGCTTATCAGTCGCGAGCCCGGTGAATAGCGAAGGCTATGACGCGTATTTGAAAGCAAAGCTTCGATCGGAAATGCCGGGAAAGCAAACAATGCAAGCCAACATGGAGCATCTCAGGACTGCGATTCGGCTTAATCCTGGCTATGCCCCTCCGTATGTCGCCATGGCCGTCGCCAATCGTGCCTTAGCGAGCCAGGGCGCTGCTGATCCCAAGTTGTCCTACGCTGCTGCGCGTTCTCTCCTGGTTAAGGCCCTGGAACTGGATCCAGACTCCTCCACTGCCCATCGCGAACTGGGATGGGTGGAGTGGCGATACGACTGGAACTTCACCGAAGCGGAGAAGGAGTTTAGGAGTGCAATTCAACTGAATCCTAACGATGCCTCGTTACGCGACATCTATGCATTATTCCTAAAGAGTATGGGGCGATTCGAAGATGCTCTTGCTCAGTCAAAGCAGGCGGTGGAGCTCAGTCCGATGGAGTCGTTCAGCCGTGCGAATCAAGGATCATTGCTCGCGCTGATGAAACGGTTCGATCAGGCAAACGAGCAGTACGAGAAGGCGGCTGAGATTGATCCGCAACATCCCTACGTTTATGAACGTATGGGACCCGTTCTGCTCATGCAGGGAAGAAACGCAGATGCAATTGCGGCGCTGGAAAAAGCCAGGGACTACTCAGGCGGTCAACAAGACAAACTAGCCTGGCTGGGATACGCGTACGCGGTCAGCCGACGGAAGCTCGACGCCCTGAAGGTGCTGGAGCAGCTGCAGAAGATAGCGGAAGGACACCAGTATGTGTCCCCGTTGCACACCGCGCTTGTCCATAACGGACTCGGTGACAACGAGGCGGCGATCGCATGGCTCGAAAAGGCATACCAGGCACGCGATGAATACTTGGTGTACTTAAGCGTATATCCCGAGTTCCAGAACTTACACTCCGATAAGCGCTTCCAAGCCATCGAGCGCCGGATCGGTCTTCTCCAGTAG
- a CDS encoding retropepsin-like aspartic protease, whose product MTRSFLLCVCLSIPACTQTVSFELHQGFLIVSKCSVGNLRNLTAVIDTGVTETTLDLRVAKRLSLTMRPDAATVGTRSANVQAVSIPRIEFGPLRSESLSGIAADLSPLTYRMGIRPDVLIGMDLLGTSKFIIDYKAKTITFGETPLLKHSARLLPETRLALLDATADAKSLRLQIDTGFNAILIYGGKLRASPLQELDSHSAAFGLRLNAQPAFVGELQIGDWKGKRVTAYVTDEVPAGAPGFDGLFGPTALGIRRLAFDLESHIITWE is encoded by the coding sequence ATGACACGGTCATTCTTGCTTTGCGTCTGCCTATCTATACCTGCATGCACTCAAACCGTTTCATTTGAATTGCACCAGGGCTTTCTGATTGTTTCCAAGTGTTCCGTTGGCAATCTACGGAATCTAACTGCTGTCATTGACACTGGAGTAACAGAGACGACTCTGGACCTCCGGGTAGCAAAGCGGCTATCACTGACGATGCGTCCGGATGCGGCCACCGTGGGCACCCGGAGCGCAAATGTCCAGGCAGTTTCGATCCCACGAATCGAATTTGGCCCGCTCCGCTCAGAAAGCCTTTCCGGAATAGCTGCCGACCTCTCTCCTTTGACGTATCGGATGGGAATTCGTCCCGACGTACTCATCGGCATGGACTTGCTTGGAACAAGCAAGTTCATCATCGATTACAAGGCGAAGACCATCACTTTTGGAGAGACTCCATTGCTCAAGCACTCCGCCAGGCTCCTTCCAGAGACACGCCTCGCGTTGCTCGATGCAACGGCGGACGCCAAAAGCCTGCGACTTCAGATTGACACTGGATTCAACGCAATCCTGATTTACGGTGGCAAGCTGCGAGCCTCGCCCTTGCAGGAGTTAGACTCTCACAGCGCCGCCTTTGGTCTTCGACTCAATGCTCAGCCGGCTTTTGTAGGAGAGTTACAAATCGGTGATTGGAAGGGCAAGCGTGTGACCGCATATGTAACCGACGAGGTACCTGCGGGTGCTCCTGGATTTGATGGACTGTTTGGACCAACCGCGCTGGGCATCCGGCGTCTCGCGTTTGATCTCGAGAGCCACATCATTACCTGGGAGTGA
- a CDS encoding GNAT family N-acetyltransferase: protein MATSRIAALSNASGPHSSGIRIRETNAEDIEEILQHRRLMFLDMGHPEAVLDVIVESCRPNIQRYLAEGSYRGWFAVTAEGRVAAGVGLLITPLVSGPLAPENVNRAYLLNVYTYPEFRKRGLARELTQEAIDYCRAEGFKVLWLHASKYGRPIYESMGFEATNEMKLIID, encoded by the coding sequence ATGGCAACTAGTCGCATCGCGGCACTAAGCAATGCATCCGGGCCACACAGTTCTGGGATAAGAATTCGTGAAACCAATGCTGAGGATATTGAAGAGATCCTCCAGCACCGCAGGTTGATGTTCCTCGACATGGGACACCCCGAAGCTGTGCTGGATGTAATCGTGGAAAGTTGCCGACCAAATATCCAACGCTACCTCGCCGAAGGTTCGTATCGGGGATGGTTCGCAGTTACTGCTGAGGGACGGGTTGCCGCAGGAGTGGGCCTTCTCATCACCCCTCTCGTCAGCGGCCCCTTAGCTCCGGAGAACGTCAACCGAGCCTATCTGCTGAATGTCTACACCTATCCGGAATTCCGTAAGCGAGGCTTGGCACGCGAGCTGACGCAGGAGGCAATAGACTACTGCCGAGCCGAAGGGTTCAAGGTCCTATGGCTGCACGCCAGCAAGTACGGCAGGCCAATATACGAATCTATGGGATTCGAGGCCACAAATGAGATGAAACTCATTATTGACTGA
- a CDS encoding class I SAM-dependent methyltransferase: MSVATHLGIDLAEYDARIRTFIPHYEEMLDIAASAIDPRAQVIVDLGIGTGALSARCLRMAPQARIVGIDADAEVLKAAAQRLRSGAKFICSSFLRAEIPECDAVVASFALHHVRTRRSKAVLYTRIAKVLKPGGRVVTVDCQPASNVTLARRQREAWRHHLMKSYSEAEADAYLEAWSHEDVYVPLDSEMELMQKAGLSVEILWRKDEFAVLQGKR, from the coding sequence ATGAGTGTCGCCACACATCTCGGCATCGATCTCGCTGAATATGACGCGCGTATCCGAACCTTCATTCCACACTATGAGGAGATGTTGGATATTGCCGCGTCGGCCATCGATCCGCGGGCTCAGGTGATCGTCGATCTGGGAATTGGGACTGGAGCCCTCTCTGCGCGATGCTTGCGCATGGCACCGCAGGCCAGGATTGTTGGAATTGACGCTGATGCTGAAGTCTTGAAGGCTGCGGCGCAGCGGCTACGGTCCGGCGCAAAGTTCATCTGCAGTTCATTTCTGCGAGCGGAGATTCCCGAGTGCGATGCTGTGGTCGCATCTTTCGCGCTCCATCACGTGCGGACGCGCCGTTCGAAAGCGGTGCTCTACACGAGAATCGCGAAGGTCCTAAAACCAGGGGGGCGAGTGGTCACCGTGGATTGCCAGCCTGCCAGCAATGTGACGCTCGCGCGACGCCAGCGCGAGGCATGGAGGCACCACCTGATGAAGTCGTATTCTGAGGCCGAAGCCGATGCATATCTGGAAGCCTGGTCCCACGAAGACGTGTACGTACCTTTGGATTCCGAAATGGAACTCATGCAAAAGGCGGGACTCTCGGTCGAGATCCTCTGGCGCAAGGACGAGTTCGCGGTGCTGCAGGGGAAGCGATAA
- the proC gene encoding pyrroline-5-carboxylate reductase, with amino-acid sequence MTIEENRATNGNRRESVAVLGAGKMGGAILAALAKAGDSRLADIRATVQHAHRAATVSKQLGIKITTDNSAAVRNADVVLLCVKPTYVRGVLQEIRSELREDALLISIASAVTTQAIESALGRHLAVVRAMPNTACRIGKGMTALCAGRFAGPEHLAQASELFALMGLTAEVEESMMDAVTGLSASGPAFIYTILEALAEGGIRVGLPRELATTLAAQAALGAASMVLETGQHPAILKSEVTTPGGCTVEGLLELETGSIRATLIRAVDTTTRKASTLARPVANGGSDQDSWSKAESANAVGSGDVRRV; translated from the coding sequence ATGACGATTGAAGAGAACCGCGCAACCAACGGGAACCGGCGCGAGTCGGTCGCGGTGCTGGGAGCGGGGAAGATGGGCGGAGCCATTCTGGCTGCGCTCGCGAAAGCGGGTGATTCGCGGTTGGCCGACATACGCGCTACGGTGCAGCATGCGCATCGAGCTGCCACCGTGAGCAAACAGCTCGGCATCAAGATCACCACCGATAACTCGGCAGCGGTCCGTAATGCGGACGTGGTCCTGCTTTGCGTAAAGCCAACTTATGTCCGTGGTGTTTTGCAGGAGATTCGCTCCGAGCTGCGCGAAGACGCGTTGCTCATCTCGATTGCAAGTGCCGTGACTACGCAGGCGATCGAGTCGGCGCTGGGGCGTCATCTGGCGGTAGTACGCGCGATGCCAAACACAGCGTGCCGAATTGGGAAGGGGATGACAGCGTTGTGTGCCGGGCGATTTGCTGGTCCCGAGCACTTGGCACAAGCTTCAGAGTTGTTCGCTCTGATGGGACTCACCGCTGAAGTTGAGGAATCGATGATGGATGCCGTCACCGGCCTCTCCGCCAGTGGTCCTGCATTCATCTACACCATCCTGGAAGCGTTGGCTGAAGGGGGGATTCGCGTAGGCTTGCCTCGCGAACTCGCGACTACGCTCGCGGCGCAGGCGGCGCTTGGAGCGGCGTCGATGGTGCTGGAGACAGGGCAGCATCCTGCGATTCTGAAGAGCGAAGTCACTACGCCGGGGGGATGCACTGTGGAAGGCTTGCTCGAGTTGGAGACAGGCAGCATTCGCGCTACGCTCATTCGTGCGGTCGATACGACAACGCGGAAGGCGAGCACGTTGGCTCGACCGGTTGCGAATGGAGGATCGGATCAGGATTCGTGGTCGAAGGCGGAGTCGGCAAACGCAGTGGGGAGTGGAGATGTGCGGCGGGTGTGA